A part of Paenibacillus sp. 481 genomic DNA contains:
- a CDS encoding PepSY domain-containing protein: MNKFVIASLIGALSLGGIGVGVNAMSGNGNDTNPVSASPVAVKVAAEKINTAVATASTVQATSKQNNNNDDDNDDKKPFKSLMFKVDDDVSKKDKNKVKISFTQAKQAALKLFNGTIEDIELEKDNGRLYYHVDFKNTDDDFDVYVDAITGKAWQTDDDDDDKVKVTPPKKKESTSTTKPSNKQQYITKDKAVQIALNKVAGTVTEVELDNDDNRYEYEIEIKTTDGREVKIDVSAKTGKILKVDWEDED; the protein is encoded by the coding sequence ATGAATAAATTTGTTATTGCATCATTAATTGGAGCTTTGTCACTAGGTGGAATCGGTGTTGGCGTAAACGCAATGAGCGGCAACGGCAACGACACGAATCCTGTTAGTGCTAGCCCAGTAGCCGTGAAAGTAGCAGCAGAAAAAATCAACACGGCGGTCGCTACTGCTTCAACTGTACAAGCAACTTCCAAACAAAATAACAATAATGACGATGATAACGACGACAAGAAACCATTTAAGTCGCTTATGTTTAAAGTAGACGATGATGTAAGCAAAAAAGATAAGAACAAAGTGAAAATTTCGTTTACGCAAGCAAAGCAAGCGGCGTTGAAATTGTTCAATGGTACAATTGAAGACATCGAGCTGGAAAAAGATAATGGACGTCTCTACTACCATGTTGACTTTAAAAATACCGATGACGACTTCGACGTCTATGTGGACGCGATCACAGGTAAAGCATGGCAAACTGACGATGACGATGATGATAAAGTGAAAGTTACTCCACCTAAGAAAAAGGAGTCTACTTCTACGACCAAGCCTTCGAACAAACAACAGTACATTACGAAAGACAAAGCTGTCCAAATTGCACTGAACAAAGTAGCTGGCACGGTTACAGAGGTCGAATTGGACAACGACGACAATAGATACGAATATGAAATTGAAATTAAAACAACAGACGGTCGTGAAGTCAAAATTGATGTGTCCGCTAAAACGGGGAAAATCCTGAAAGTGGACTGGGAAGACGAAGATTAA
- a CDS encoding GNAT family N-acetyltransferase, with the protein MFNIRPEQHQDIMAIRTVNNLAFKGEGEAKLVEAIRASAFFVPELSLVAVTNEGAEVIGHVMFSTISIETSSGTVPTLGLAPMAVSPDYQQQGIGSALIRAGLKKCEELGYEHVVVLGHPDYYPKFGFVPAHTKGIACPFPVPAEVFMVLETKSGSLSGINGTVQYPPAFNAV; encoded by the coding sequence TTGTTTAACATTCGTCCCGAGCAACATCAAGATATAATGGCCATTCGAACGGTAAACAACCTCGCTTTCAAGGGGGAAGGCGAAGCCAAACTGGTAGAAGCGATCCGAGCATCTGCGTTTTTTGTTCCCGAGCTATCTTTGGTTGCCGTTACTAACGAAGGCGCTGAAGTCATTGGACATGTGATGTTCAGTACGATCTCGATTGAAACGAGCAGCGGAACCGTACCCACATTAGGACTTGCTCCCATGGCTGTCTCACCTGATTACCAGCAACAAGGAATAGGCTCTGCCTTGATTAGAGCAGGATTAAAAAAGTGCGAAGAACTAGGGTATGAGCACGTTGTCGTGCTAGGTCATCCTGATTATTATCCGAAGTTCGGTTTCGTACCCGCACATACGAAAGGAATTGCGTGTCCATTCCCCGTTCCCGCTGAAGTATTTATGGTGCTTGAAACGAAGAGTGGTTCACTGAGTGGGATTAACGGAACAGTTCAGTATCCGCCTGCTTTTAATGCCGTGTAG
- a CDS encoding PepSY domain-containing protein, translating into MMQMKRNRIFALVGAAVILIAILLGVKFIFAKEDHALFSKEQMRKHIMEKYPGEITDLSLEPSGRNFVYTMKLHNENGTYDIKADASTGDVLHLALVNKKVNGKPTTPTQPTTPNNPDGSTVTPKPVTPTTPDKPKQPPGTKSITEQQAKQIALQKAQGKVTQLKQGKRNGVDVYVVTVDSAKSKSIVEVNKRTGGVEFSSTQKKKQQPAKPTEGTSGTGGTGGTGATKKPQSIISQAEAKKIATTKVKGTVIKIEYEEDDAQYEVEIQTSNNETVTVEVNAYTGKTSVSWDD; encoded by the coding sequence ATGATGCAAATGAAACGTAACCGAATATTCGCGCTAGTCGGCGCGGCGGTCATCCTTATCGCAATATTGCTCGGTGTCAAATTCATATTCGCGAAGGAAGACCATGCTTTATTCAGTAAAGAACAGATGCGGAAGCACATCATGGAAAAGTACCCCGGCGAGATTACCGACCTTAGTCTTGAGCCAAGCGGTCGCAACTTTGTGTACACAATGAAATTGCATAATGAGAACGGCACATATGACATTAAAGCAGATGCATCAACGGGTGATGTGCTTCACTTAGCACTCGTGAACAAAAAGGTGAACGGCAAGCCAACAACACCCACTCAACCAACGACGCCTAACAATCCTGACGGGTCAACGGTGACGCCTAAGCCGGTTACACCAACTACCCCGGACAAACCGAAGCAACCGCCCGGGACGAAATCCATTACCGAACAACAAGCGAAGCAAATTGCACTGCAAAAAGCTCAAGGCAAAGTGACGCAACTTAAGCAAGGCAAGCGCAACGGTGTGGACGTCTACGTTGTCACCGTAGATTCTGCAAAGTCCAAGTCTATTGTTGAAGTCAACAAACGGACTGGCGGGGTTGAGTTTTCGAGCACACAGAAGAAGAAACAACAGCCTGCCAAGCCAACCGAAGGAACTAGTGGAACGGGTGGCACAGGTGGAACGGGAGCTACAAAGAAGCCGCAATCGATAATTTCTCAAGCGGAAGCCAAAAAAATTGCTACTACAAAAGTAAAAGGCACCGTTATAAAGATCGAATATGAAGAAGATGACGCTCAATATGAAGTTGAAATTCAAACTTCCAACAACGAAACGGTAACGGTTGAGGTCAATGCTTACACGGGTAAAACGTCTGTCTCATGGGACGACTAA